TCTAGACGCTCTGTGGTCGATGTTTCCGCCGTGAATTAAGCATCGCGATTCCACCCCGCCTTGTCACCGGGCGCGGCCTGGCGTGACCCCGCCCGGCGGGACCACGCCAGTTGCTCGGCCGGGTCCACGAAAACGATCAGTGCCCGGCAGAATGGCGGGCGTTGGTCCTACTCGGGGAGGGGCTATGTTCGATTTGCTCGGGTTGTCCGCGCAGCACGAGAGTGTCTACCGCGCCATGTTGCAGCGTCCTGATCTGAACATCGCCGGGCTCTCTGCTCACCTCGGTGTGGAGCCCGGGGAGGTGCATGCGGCACTGGACGTGCTGGCCGACCTCGCGCTCATCCGGCTCGACCCGGAGGGTGATCACGCTCGACCGGTGCGCCCGCAGGCCGGGCTGACGGCGCTTCTGACCAAGGTGGAGGCGGAGGTCGCGGTCCGGCAGAAACACGTCGAGGCGACCAAGGCCGCCATCGCCGCCATCGCGGCCGCCCACGACGACTACCACCAGGGGGCGGAAGGCCGGGTGCTCGAAGGAATCGACAGCGTACGAGACCGGCTGGCCGAGTTGGCCCACACCGCACGCGCCGAATGCCTCTCCTTCAACACCGGCGGCGCGCAGAGCCCGGACACCTTGGAGGCCGAGGCGCCGCTTGACCAGCAGGCGTTGCAACGCGGTGTCCAGATCCGCAACGTGTATCAGGACAGCTTCCGCAACGACCCCGGCACCCTCGCGCACGCCCGCTGGTTGGCGGGGCTCGGAGGGCAGTCACGCACCACGCCGACGCTGCCGATGCGCCTGGTCATCGTTGATCGGGGCATCGCACTCGTGCCCATCGATCCGACCAACCCGCGGCGAGGTGCACTGGAACTGCACAGCCACGGGATCGTCGCCGGGCTGATCGCCCTCTTCGAGCAGGTGTGGCAGACCGCAACCCCGTTCGACGGCCAGGTGACGGCCGACGCGCAGGGTCTCACCCGGCAGGAACGCGAGCTGCTGCGGCTGCTCGCCGCCGGGCACACCGACGAGTCGGCGGCGCGCAAGCTCGCGATCTCCCTGCGCAGTGTGCAGCGCATGATGACGTCCCTGACCGAGCGGCTGGGCGCCGCCAGCCGATTCCAGGCCGGCGTGCAGGCGGCCAGTCACGGCTGGGTATGAGGAAGAGACCGCGTGGCCGACCCAGCCCGATGAGGTGGAAGCCGCGGCGGCGAGGCCCGAGAAACGGGCAACGGATCGGTTGACGGCAAAACCGGTCTTCGCTGGTCGGCGC
The nucleotide sequence above comes from Micromonospora luteifusca. Encoded proteins:
- a CDS encoding LuxR C-terminal-related transcriptional regulator is translated as MFDLLGLSAQHESVYRAMLQRPDLNIAGLSAHLGVEPGEVHAALDVLADLALIRLDPEGDHARPVRPQAGLTALLTKVEAEVAVRQKHVEATKAAIAAIAAAHDDYHQGAEGRVLEGIDSVRDRLAELAHTARAECLSFNTGGAQSPDTLEAEAPLDQQALQRGVQIRNVYQDSFRNDPGTLAHARWLAGLGGQSRTTPTLPMRLVIVDRGIALVPIDPTNPRRGALELHSHGIVAGLIALFEQVWQTATPFDGQVTADAQGLTRQERELLRLLAAGHTDESAARKLAISLRSVQRMMTSLTERLGAASRFQAGVQAASHGWV